From the genome of Rhododendron vialii isolate Sample 1 chromosome 10a, ASM3025357v1:
TGTttatggaaaatgaaaattccgAACAAAATAAAGTGCTTTTGGTGGCGAGCTTGCAGAAACAGTTTGGCAACAAAGGAGAATCTTTTCAAACGCAAATGCTCCCCTACCAAGTGCTGCCCAATGTGTTATACAAAGGTGGAATCAGTGGAACATCTTCTTTTCGCCTGCCCATGGACAAGAGCTGTCTGGTTTGGTAGTAGTATAAAGCCGTTGGGTGAATTAGGAGGTCATGCCTCTACTCTGAAATGGACAGCAGAGATTGTGGATAAATTAAGCAATAAGAAGGCAACGAATCTCTTAGGTCGTGCAGCCATGATTGGGTGGAACATTTGGAAGGCAAGGAATGAGATAATTTTCAAGGGTAAGTCAGTTAACCCTTTGGAAACGTTGGCAAATATTAGATTCAGTAGTTTGGAGAATTCATCCTGTTCTGAGATTTCCCAAGTCCACATGGATAACCCAACTACCCAGGATGGTTCACACCACTGGAGGGCTCCGAACTCTGGTTCTTTCAAGATTAATTGTGATGCGGCTTTGCCAAGGAGCAAGGGAGAAGGTAGAATagcaagagttctgaggaattgcGGGGGAATAGTTCTTGATGGTTTTGGTAGAACAGTGAAGTCGTGCTCCAGCCTCTGTGGAGAACTCCTGGCGATCAGAGACGCTTGCATTCTGGCCCTCAACTTGGGGCTGTCAGGAGTGGAGATCGAGTCGGACAATAAGCAGGCCATCCTCTTTAGCGTCTCTGAATTGGTCCCGCCATGGGACTCTAGGGCCGTGGTGTTGGATATTCGTAATCTCGCTGAAAAGGgtagtttttcttttaactgGGTCACAAGGGCAGCTAACAAAGCCCCCCATGTCTTAGCTGCTCTTGCTTTATGTAATTCTCCTCCTCTAAATTGGATTGGTAACCCCCCTTTAAATCTTGTATCTGCTTTGGAGTTTGATATTAATGCAAGCCCGTGAGGCGTCtttgaggataaaaaaaaaacaatttaaaataaaacccacGTTCATTGTTGGCAATTACCCCCTTTCTTTCCATAGTAGTGCTCTGAAAGCAAACCCCACCCCCCTCAAGTACACGTCCAATTCAATCGAACCTTCAAATCctaagcgctctctctctctcgtgttaCGTATTTGATTTCAGTTTAATCTACTTAATCAATAATCAGTAGCTTGGGTAAATTCGATTTGGTTTATTAGTTAGGGTTTGCAATAGTAGCGATTAAATTGGTAGTAATTAGTTTCTTAAACCACTGTATTCTTCTTTATTTTATGATGCTGTTTCAGTTTATTGATGACTTGATTCTGCTATTTGTCGCAGTAACCGAGTAAAGCTTTTAAACATCGGAAATGTCAAGACGCGGAAAGGGAGGCAAGGGGCTGGGAAAGGGAGGCGCGAAACGGCACCATAAGGTCCTCCGAGACAACATCCAGGGGATCACGAAGCCAATCATCAGGAGGCTGGCTCGCAGAGGAGGAGTGAAGCGCATCAAGATCTTCTTGGAGAACGTGATCCGTGACGCAGTGACGTACACGGAGCACGCGAAAATTAGCAAGTTCTACTCCCCCCTTTCCCTCATCTTCCTCCTTTACATCATCACTTTTTATCGACGCGAAAATCGTTTCCCCGCTACAACCACACCAACTCAATTCCTCAATAAGAGAGGCATACTCGATATTCTCTCTGACTCTCTGTTTTTATGGAAtaaaatgcaaaagaaaatgtTATACTCTGCTATCGTTTATGTGCTTTGTATGTGTTTCATGTAAACAAGGTGACGGTGTATTAACAACAAAGTACCCTATAGTCTATAGTTCAATCGGTCATCGGACATTGCATCTTAACAagtgagttttatttttctaaagtcttttgattaatttttgatatatcaAAAAAAACCTGTTGATTGCTTCTTTTTATACAACTTTGAttgttgaaacttttttttatattttataatctATGTCAACTTATTctcatctcgattaatttttagGGATCAACCCCACTGTCCAATGTTTTGTAAGCCAATTAAAATTAAAGGAAGCCCGTATGTGTTATCTCGAACTTTGACCACCATACCAATCTCTTATGTCAAGAAATAAAGAGAAGCTATTAACAAAACGAAAAGGAACAAGGTATAAGATTAGTTTTTGTGTGAACTGAAAATTGGTTGTGGAAGACAAAGCCATGGCTGGACAAATAGAGAAAAATGATGTCATACTTGATTGTCATGCATAAAACTAGAGgtcggggcacacgcgatgtgTATGCAATATGTACAATAGCTTTCTGCTTATTGTTTGTTTGATCCAATTTTGTCAAAACATGCAAAAActgacttgcacacgcatcgcgtgtgccccggcctctatTAGAATAGACTAAAGGCCAAGGCACatgcgatgcgtgtgcaagtcggattttcacaacatttgtgaaaatttaatcaaacaataagagggaagcatttttacaaaaacgttgtgaaaatctgacttgcacacgcattgtGTGTGCCCGGCCTCTAGTCGTTATAAAAAGACACAGAAATACAATAACTGTATCTAATGATTTATAGATAACAAGTACATAAATTGACTTGAGAAATGAGAAATAGCAAACTTACAAACTATAGTTTGAGATACTCAAATGCACTCTTCGTAATGAAGGGCGAGAATTAAGCGTTCAAAACGCACTCTTCTTTTCAATTGTTGCTTGTCGTTCTTGTTCGATGtattaaaaatttttggacacaacggttatttgtaaccTCCCTCACGTGAAATGAATTTCATGTATGTATAGGACCACTCCAAATGAGAAGAACATTACAAATAACAGTTAGATCtaaatttttctcttttgtggATTTTCGTATGGGTTTTGTAATTTAGGGAAGAGTTGCTAGCTCCTTGTTAAATGCTTGTTTGAGGTATAATGTGAAGCACTTTCGGCCTTGGCTTTGGGTATAAATTGGGCTTAATGAATATAGGAGCGAATCAACTGGAACTAACTCTATTGGTCAGGACTCTTACATATCACTAAAAAGTCAAGAGTTTGAATTTCTCCATCCGCTTGTGGGTGTTCTCTTAGAGTAGTttatcctctctttttctttgtttcttccttAACTAATAAGTTGTTGGACATGGTTATTTTGTGGACTTTCACAATTGATGCAGTGTTTCGGATTTATACTTCATACTTTATACATGATGTAAATAATCTCttctattgacaaaaaaataaaaatagaatttaGGTGCCGAAGGACAAAAACCCTTAGTGCAAATTGGACTAGTGAATCTAGACTTTGAAGATCCCTACCTAGCCCAACACCAAATATTACAATTGAGGAGGGCCCTTTGGGAGGCTATTTTTAGGGCCCTAGGCAATGGCCCTTTGGGCCTTGCCCAAGGGCTGGGCCTGACACTGAAAATCAACGTAGCATAAGAGGTTCATTTTGCAATGGTGCATGCTTTACATGCAAATATATTTCTGCATggaattgtattattttttttcttacaataATAGGAGTATCGTACTTGTCGAAAAGTTTGAgtttcaagaatttgaagggCTGCTAGAGGAATTCAGTTCCAATTATCGATTTGCAGGGGAACTATGGTTTGCTTGAAGTTGTCTTTTCAAACCATACTGAATATGATCATGtgtaaatataaaataatatatatatatatatatatatatagacacacacacacacattcaggccgcaagaaagtaatttcttatgAATTTCTTAGTCCCGATGTAGATGGTCTACCTTTATCTGGACATGAAAATTAATAGAGGTACGCGTAAGCTAATCCGAATACTTCTGACCatcgaaccaaaaaaaaaaaaaaaaactcgtgcTTTTGCATTAGATGAATCGATGACATATATGATATTGCTGTATAAATGGTAAGAAGGTTGTCAGCCGTAACcgatcaaaatttaaaaagggTTTCAGGCATTATTACTTTTATCTCCCTTTCCGCGTAAAGTTTTTGATTTCTTTGAGAACTTCCTTATTGGAAAACTTCTTTTTTCATCGCTAGATtaaatttataaataaaaaaaaattcactagatTAAAAGAAACCCAACGGTTTCTGTTTTGGTTAAGTTTCTGTTCGGGTTATGAATTCTatgctccatttgtttcaatgtaaaatatttttctcaaaaacaTGTTACctattttctggtgtttggttggaCAAAAACCGATGAAAACATTTTCCGGTgtaaaaacattttccatcatcTGACGTAAAATAACTTACGTCCGAAATCAAAGTCATTTCCCCAAAACCTTTGTCACGGCCTGAAGTTTTGAAGTTCCCCCAATAGCTCACCAACAGGaggaaactctctctctctctctctaaattctaTGTCTCGATCTCTCGTCTCTACAAATACACACTTCTATCTCTACACTTGTGATtagtcaaaataaaaaaaatgcacatttTCAACTGCAACCAAACAGTGGAAAATACGCataaaaataaacattttacGCAAAATTATTTTACGTGAaatattttcattcaaaaatattttacatcgaaacatgCGGAGTTCTGGTCCCAAACCGTTGTCATccctaaaagggaaaaaatatgaaaagaatAATGAaaacactcaaaaaaaaaaaaaggcaaaagtaAGCCACAAAATATGGACAACAAATATGCTTTGTGTTTCTAAGCTACCGCTTGTATTGTACTAACTTGTAAGGTATGATAGATGGAAAGAATGTAGCAATTTTTAAAAGGTACACGATTgtcttcctttttgaaaatactaaGAGACAAATCTTCCTTATGATCAAATTTGTCATCAAATATGACAAATGTGGTCGCATCATGCAGTATCAATTGTGCACTCAACTGAACTTTTTGCAAGACCCATATGCTCGGGAAACTAAATAACAATCAGTGTCGAAAAACCCCGTGCTTCCATGTCGAGGTTTAATAAGCTCttgaatttaaaatataaaaaaaatattcacacaATTCAACGATTAGAAAACATTTCGGCACAAAGACATAAATTTTCGGGACAAAAGAGATCGGACTCCGAGTGAACAGTCCAGTCGGATTTCCAAATTGacaacaatccaaacccatCTTGCATTTTTCGTCCTAGGATAATCGAATCAATCATGCCGGAGAATCAAATTGTAAAGGAGACACAAACGAAGAATTCCCTAAACCATTGTGCACAAAACCGTAGTTCCGAAGCACCTGATTATCCGCGAAATTCAACGCCCTCTCCATCCCGTTCCAGCAACTCTCGGACCCGTAACTCGGGTCGTGGTGCCCGCTACACGGCTGACACCCCGTAAAATGCGTAATAAACGGCCGCCTCCACCCACCATTCCCGTCCCGAGTTCCCTTCAAATAAACCTCCCTCATCTCCCCATACCACCCGCTCACCGCCTCCCCCCGCCGCCTCCTCAACCCACTAGCCGCCGCCTCCACCGCCCTATACCTCTCCTCAATTCTCTCAAACCCATCAACTATTCCCACCCAGTACCCAGAAAAACTGTACCCATTCTCTATATAAACCTTTTCCCCCCATTTCTCCTTCTCTTTCAACATCAAGTAAACCAAAGCCGATTGCTCGTCACCGGGGAATTCTTTATCCGTCAGAGTACCCCTTATGATTTCCTTCAGTTCATCGTGATTCGGATTCGCGGGGCCCAGCGACGCCCAAGTTTCGATGAAATCAATCGACCATTGACAGTTTCTGATCAAGAAGATTCCTGTGTTCAGACCCAACCAGCTTCTCTTCTCGTAAATCATGTCTTCCCATCCGTTGACGACGAAGTTGTGATTTCCGTACTTTTCAAAGGGTAACTTGAACTCCATGTCCGTCACGACGGCGTCGGAGTCGAGCCACAATACCCACTCGGCCTCCGGGTGGGCCACCATCGCCGCCTTCACCGGCGGCAGCTTCGCCCACACCGACTTCATCTCCCGGTGGAGGAAAGCGTTGTTGTAGAAGATGTCGTGGCCCTGGATTCTGCAGTAGTCGACCTTGTTCTTGAACAGCCGCAGCAGGAGGAGGTCCCCGACCGGGTTCTCGCACGGCGGCGGCTGCGAGCCCGTCACGACGACGACGCGGTTCATGAGTACTCCCGTTGCAGCGGCGGCGAAGGAGGGGTGGTGATGGAGCCACTGTTGTCTCTTCTCGTCCCAGTTTTTTAACGGGGACCCAATGGAGTAGCTGAGTGAAGGGTCATCGTAGAATGTTGTATCCCGCGactcggtggtggtggtgttagCGCAACCGCTTGTGGCGGTGGGACTGGAGGGTGCTGGGTTAATGAAAGACCATAAGGCAGAAAGGATTAGAAGAGAAGCAACTGCGGCTGCAATGAAGGGAGACTTGTCTCTGAGAAATAGAAATGGTTTGGTGGGGATGGTGGTGGTTTTGGCCATGGGTGCCGATGGGGTAATGGGGAGAGTGAGACTGAGTGGGAGACCCCCCTGCTATTGGAGTAAACTCTACTTTTGAGCCTGTGATTATGGGGAactttttttctcaaaagaacACAAGACTGCAGCGTGAGAAATGACTTTGGCCTTGTTGCTTTGgtaatttttggtatttcaGTTTTGACGGtggataaaaagagaaataagataataatttgAGAGAAGAATAAtgagaagagagatagaaataaatgatattaataattggagatatatggtaatgattgaaaaaaaaaagatataagataatgattgaaaaataaagttaaaacaaagtaaagtATGAAAACGAATCAAGGCCTTTGGCACTGCAATTCTTTTTACTATAATTCTTCTGCAAACCcaatcacttttctttttttttataacgtaGAGTGTTTTCAGACCAATTTATGCGCATCACAGGATTAAATCTTTACGGCCCCCACCAGCGTAAGCCTATGGGGTGGCCCTTAGGACTCGAACCGGAGACTTGGGGGAACATACTCCTGACCTTAACCAACTGAGATAACCCCTCGATAGTCCATTAACACTTACACGAACATATCCGTGTTCACATGGGAACTCACACACCACACATTTAGAGGTGTTTTCATAATTAATCAGACTTGAAAGTTCAACTTCGTGTGTTTTTGTTTGTACCCAAATGTGGCACTAAATTATGGGCCGCCGTGTGTGGGTAATTTTTAGTCGAGACCCAAGGAGGTGCACGGAAATTCCTCCATTTGTTGGTCacttttaagtatttttgatgAAGTGGGCTCGGTGCGGCGTCGGGAATTCAGTCGGGAATCCCCGGTTGGGATTCTCAGACTTTCTGTATAAATCACTCCATCAAAAAAGgtcaaacaaaattttgaatgacAAAAATGACCATAACGCTTCCTATTCTTCAATCTTTAAGATGAGAAAACTTGGCGCCAGTTTTGGAGGGAAATCTAATTAGTTGACCAAATGACTCTTCATATGGAAACTTGTCGCCAGTTTCTTAGTTTCATTTCCATAAGAGAAACAAATGCCTTAATTGGTGGAGCATTGTTCCTCTGACCAGCTGTTtcaaacgggaaaaaaaacatacataTCCATGTTGTTACAAATCAAGCTCGTTGCATTCTTTTTTCGAAGGCCAATACAAAGGTATAAATTTTTTCTTatgttcatcttctttttcttttattttgagttATTCGGAAAGACTTGTAGATTGTGCAAGGGTATCGGACACAATTTTACTATGTGTCCGAGAAGGAAAACATCGTCACTGGttcacaaaagaagaagaaaaccatTTCGAGCTACATAGGATTGAATCCTATATTTTGTGTGAAATATTAGAAATTAGAATTTTggtcaatttgttttttttttgttatctcaTCCGAGTTTTAAATGGTTTTTATAcaattgtaatttttatttttgttgtacgGTTGAATCCCACGGCATTTGCCGTCAAGCGTTGATCGGAAAGTAATGCTTTGTGAATACCCATGAACACAACTCATGAATTTAGATATATTTATTACACCTAAAGTATTGCCTGAGAGCACTTATTAGCTGAACCGTTATTTAATTAATGGCCCCATTATCCTATTTTCTCCATGGTTTAAGGTGGTAAACCCatgtggcttatttttttgtttttactcaaaaaaattcgcatttgttagtttttcgtcaattttttggggattatttcTTCATCATAACGAAAGggatctaaaaagtaaaaaattaagctcgaaatctaatttttttgaataaagacaaaaatatgccgataagccaattttttggtctttattcaaaaaaaatttgatttcgatcgtaattttttactttttagattcttcttgtcatgaagaaacaataattttcaaaaaattggcaaaaaactaacaaatgcgaaaaaaatttgaataaaaacaaaaaaataaaccactttGCTTATTTAACCGAACGGCCCGTGACTCCACGACTAGAAGTAACTGCCAAAAGCCACCAACGGGAAAAGTGTACGTGGACATGGGACACATGGCAGCACCTTGGATGAGCATGAAGCACAATTCTGGGGTTTtataaaagagaaagagaaaacatTCTTTTTGGAGTCGGAGGAGGAAGAGGGGGTTTTCGGCCATCCCGTGGGCCTCTTTCGTGATTCATTTTTGGGTAATTAGAACCTTTTATTATATAGGATCCGTAAAATAATGTATTCAAgcgaaaaatcagcttgtccAAACATCAATaagtatgtcaaaagttgagtttaagACGAAAAAATGGACGACCGTGGACAGTTTAACTTAGAAAACAGTCGACAGATTCATGCTATCCATATTTCTGTCTAAAACTCAACATTTGACACACTTATCGATGTCCAAACATGCTAATTTTTTGCGTTGATACATTATTTTGTATGCCCTGCAAGATGCACGGTtcgaattaccaaaaaaaatgtgcGGTGGGGGCCCACATTGAGGGCGGCAAAAAACCCCATTGCCTGCTGGCGTCGAACAGAATTCATTCTcaaagagaaaaggagaaggcaaaacagagaaagaagaaacgggacgggggggggggggtgagaGAAGGAAAATTGTTGGGGGGTGGGGGAAATATTTGAGAAAAGGTGTAGCacaattgtagagagagaagtgagcTAGGATTGTCAGAAAAGGTGTAGCacaattgtagagagagaagtgagcTAGGATTGTCAGATCCCGTTTGATAAGCTACGTACATATTTAGAGGCCCTTTAACTTGGCAAATGCACTTTTGAGTTGGATTAAGAGGGAAGCTTCTTTTGATGTTTCTGTTAAGTTATCTATAGTAGTATaattaaaagtcaattatttttaaaattaaaatattagtgcaaaagatggcttacaatggtataatcaaacttagcaacatttttaaaaataatcaaattttggattttggataatcaaaattagcaatttttttcaataattaaaatttgtgaaCTCCActccacataagttaactagttccaaaatttgtatacacgcgtgtttcaattgatatttttttcttctcttcttcgcctactttatatcttcttcacttcacctacaaactatttctctttctttctctcaaaaagtgaagctcatatttctcgatcatctataattcaacccatcatcgtcggattaaggtatttcactcttctttttcgtttctatttttttccccaaaaaaaatttataatagAAAGGAAGAAAGTCActgattttttcccaaaattaagagagggaatcgatatatttttgtaaaaaaaaaaaacgtaaatggagagAAGCGAATGACAAGaaacagagggagagagtgagtgagtgaaattgtagtggacccttattttggttatggactaaaagtgattattgtgaagctcaacattgttaagtttagcaacctcttaagtgaataatcaaaagctcaTGTAGAGAGAAAAGAATGAGCacaattgtagagagagaagtgagcTAAGATTGTCAGATCTACTTTGATAAGTTACGTAGATCTTTAGAGGGCCCTTTAACTTGGCAACGGTACTTTTCGAGTTTGGTTCAGAGGGAAGCTTCCTTTGATGTTTCTATTAGGCcatccatagtggtataatcaaaagccaattatttttaaagttaacaatgttagtACAAAAGATGActcacaatagtataatcaaacttagcaacatccttagaaataatcaaattttgagttttggataaccaaaactagcaacttttttcagtaattaaaatttgtagactccacaccacataagttaactagttccaaaatttgtatacacgcgtgtttcaattgATATTTGTTTCTACACTTTTTCGCCTACTCTATaccttcttcacttcacccataaactatttctctttctttccctcaaaaagtgaagctcatatttttcgatcatctataattcaacccaTCATCGCCGGATTagggtatttcactcttctttcccgtttctatttttttttcccaaaaaaaatgcataataGAAGGGAAGAAAGTTAccgatttttttccaaaattaagagagagaatcgatatatttttgtcaaaaaaaaaacgtaaatggagagAAGTGAATGACAGAaaacagagggagagagggagtgagagtgaaattgtagtggaccattattttggttatagacTAGAAGTGATTattgtgaagctcaacattgttaagcttaacaacctcttaagtgaataatcaaaagctgatgtgtcaacttttggttatccttttttgattatggGGGGAATATTGGAGAAAAGAATGAGCacaattgtagagagagaagtgagcTAAGATTGTCAGATCTACTTTGATAAGCTACGTAGATCTTTAGAGGCCCCTTTAACTTGGCAACGGGACTTTTCAAGTTGGGTTCAGAGGAAAGCTTCCTTTGATGTTTCTGTTATGCAGTAATTAATAATACCATTttcgattggaaaaaaaaagtgagctAGGATTGTCAGATCTACTTTGATAAGCTACGTATATTGAAGTATTTGTCTCGTGCCTACTGTAATTAACGAAGGAGTGAATATTGACCAGTGTCGAATGGAGATAACAACTCCCTGCCTTCTTCCGTTAAAATAGGGCTCAATGAGGCAATCTAAAGTCATTCCAAGGACGAAAAAACACTATACTCTTTTTCCGTCGTCAAGATTTTTtccactgaatttttttttacaaggtttTGAATAAGGCATATCATCTTAGGGGGAATGTTATGAATAACTTATGGATAATCAAGTTGGAAGACTTTGAAGACAAGATGTGGTTGGCCAGGGGCGGACCGAGTAAGGGGCACATAGGTTCACGtgcccccaccccaccccatccttttttttaatttatagtttatttttatgcaaaaatgagtttttttcgaaaaaaaatgagtgggaaAACAAGAAACCCACACAGAAAACTCGACGGGGAGAACTCGCACGACGCATGATTTACTTTGTCGTTGCCAGTTGCTCGTCTCAATGGTCATTGCCCATCACCTCACCGTTTTTCTCACCaaaaatcaattaaatttgGGACTATACgccaaaagtaacattttattgaaaagacTTTTAATTTGGGGCTACATAATTTAGAACTTTTTATTCTTTAAGGTTCGTAATATATGTCTTGATTGTTTAGAAAAATTAGGCCTTCATTTCTTTACTTTGTTTTTACCCAATGAATGAAATTTGCAATTCAATTTTCCATAGTTTGTGCATTTGAGCTTAATTTCGATTTTCGCttaagggcccgtttggatgcgggggaaaaattgggggtattagttaataagaggggataagatagtatggggtattagttaacaagggatgacccacattgatgtgatgtttatggaggggggattaaatagtaggttgtttggatgagatACTAGAGAAGAGGGATTAAGCTGTCAAATGACATTTTTGCCTTTGTGCAGTtcctaaattaattatgtattacgttttatatgtaattgcaaatttaattattctttcacaatttaagtcgtaatatttatttctattaacaaattaacgaatttcatattattattaaacatttttttataaaatttggttttaaaaaaaaaattaagtgttccaaatttcaatccgtttgaaccggtggaaagattttagttttctgatcattttatcctaaataatcacaattaaattttgactctaaggctctcgttgattaaccctaagaaagtcatagaatcaaatatctcttagagcTAATCAATGAGagtcatagagtcaaaatttaattatgaccatttaggataaaatgattagaaaactaaaatctttccaccggttcaaacggattgaaatttgaaatacttaattttttaaccatattttttaatatataaactgtctaaaaagattaaaaaattaagtgttccaaatttcaatctgtttgaaccggtgcgaaaatcttaattttctgatcattttatcctaagtggtcatagttaaattttaactctagggctctcgttgattagccctaagaaagttgttgaatcaaatatctcttagggttaattaacgaatgtcctagagtcaaaatttaattatgatcatttaggataaaatgatcagaaaactaagatcttcgcaccggtttaaacggattaaaatttggaacacttattttttaacctCTTTACGCCGtctatatattaaaaaatataattaaaaaattaagtactccaaatAAAGAGTCTTAGGATATTTTTGAATGGAAAGTATGATTTTGGGTAGAATGGAGAGTAAAAGTTGGTTAAATGGTGAATGGAGAAAGGGGATAACGAGGGGTATTTTCGTCCACAAAACACCCTCCACAACCTGATTATTTTTAGGGACCCCAGGAGGAGCCCAAATATAATACCTGATAAACCGGAGAAGAGGGGAAAACGTGGAGCGGGTAAAAAGTTATCAGGGAATTAATTTGGATACCAAACGGGGGGAAAAGGGATGGGGCCCTCCCATAtaccccttcttatttttccccACCCTTTTTGGCTCCATCCAAGCAGGCTCTAAGATTGTTAGTATAATGTGCCCCCACATGAGGTAAATCTTAGGTCCGCCACTGTGGTTCGCATAGTGTTAGCATAGTGTTTAtattaaacacattattttgtCTATATAAGAATCATTTGGATTGTAAGAAATTACGCAGGCAATTGAGCACGGAGAAATGCTGCCTCCTGGGGGGGAGAGGTGCTCTTCCTTCCCTCCTCCCCGGGCTTCCCTCTTCCTCACTTCCCTCTTCGCTCTCTACCTTTCCCTCCTCCCTCAGATCGT
Proteins encoded in this window:
- the LOC131303507 gene encoding galactomannan galactosyltransferase 1-like → MAKTTTIPTKPFLFLRDKSPFIAAAVASLLILSALWSFINPAPSSPTATSGCANTTTTESRDTTFYDDPSLSYSIGSPLKNWDEKRQQWLHHHPSFAAAATGVLMNRVVVVTGSQPPPCENPVGDLLLLRLFKNKVDYCRIQGHDIFYNNAFLHREMKSVWAKLPPVKAAMVAHPEAEWVLWLDSDAVVTDMEFKLPFEKYGNHNFVVNGWEDMIYEKRSWLGLNTGIFLIRNCQWSIDFIETWASLGPANPNHDELKEIIRGTLTDKEFPGDEQSALVYLMLKEKEKWGEKVYIENGYSFSGYWVGIVDGFERIEERYRAVEAAASGLRRRRGEAVSGWYGEMREVYLKGTRDGNGGWRRPFITHFTGCQPCSGHHDPSYGSESCWNGMERALNFADNQVLRNYGFVHNGLGNSSFVSPLQFDSPA